TGGTGACGATGCCGCTCCTGACGCCCGACTTCGCGACGATCCGGCGCACCTCCGGCGTGATGTCGTGGATCTCCGAAAAGCCCCGCGATTCGAGGCTTATCGTGTCGCCGCAGGTCACGGCTCGATCGATTTGATGGCGAAGGCGCACACCATCATGCCCGCGACGAGGAAGTTCTGCGCGATGGCGTTGTAGCGCACGTCCCACGTTCGCGGCGAGCGCACGAGGCTGAATTGCAGCAGGAACTGCGGTACGACGAGCAGCGCCGTCACCCATCCGTAGGTCGGCTCGCCGATCATGAACATGTAGCCCGCCGCCATGAGCTGGCCGAGGTCGATCATCACCGCCGCGATGAGCGCCGCCTTGCGTTCGCCGAAGACCGCCGGAAGGGTGTGGATGCCCACCTGCCGGTCGCCCTCGATGGACTTGAAGTCGTTGATGGTCATGGTGCCGGTGCTCGCGATGGTGTAGAGCGCGGCCACGATGAGCGACGGGGTGATGGCCTGAAGCGAGAAGTCAGGCCGGTAGGCGATTTCGCCCGCCACCCACGGAATGATGAGATACGAAACCGCGACAATGATATTGCCCGCCCAGAGCCGTTTTTTGAGCTTGATCGGGTTGGCGCTGTAGAGGTGCGCGTTGATGATGCCGATGACGACGTAGAGCGCGATGAGCGGATGCACCAGCCAGCCGACGAGCACCGAGAGCACCGACCAGAGGGCGATGAGCATCGTGGCGCTACGGAGCGAAATCGCGCCGCCGGGAATCGGGCGGTTTGGTTCGTTGATCTCGTCGAGGTCGCGGTCGAAGTAGTCGTTGAGCATCTGGCAGGTGCCGGTAGCGAGCGGCCCGGTGAGTAGCACGGCAAGCAGGAACTTGACGCTACCGACCTCCCGCCACCCGAAAGCGCCG
This genomic window from Chlorobaculum limnaeum contains:
- the chlG gene encoding chlorophyll synthase ChlG; the encoded protein is MAGAETQERQESGKAANGEKGALNVRKMVPPQNRSSEPLTSLRLFVRFLKPVTWIPVVWSFVCGAVASGAFGWREVGSVKFLLAVLLTGPLATGTCQMLNDYFDRDLDEINEPNRPIPGGAISLRSATMLIALWSVLSVLVGWLVHPLIALYVVIGIINAHLYSANPIKLKKRLWAGNIIVAVSYLIIPWVAGEIAYRPDFSLQAITPSLIVAALYTIASTGTMTINDFKSIEGDRQVGIHTLPAVFGERKAALIAAVMIDLGQLMAAGYMFMIGEPTYGWVTALLVVPQFLLQFSLVRSPRTWDVRYNAIAQNFLVAGMMVCAFAIKSIEP